From Harpia harpyja isolate bHarHar1 chromosome 21, bHarHar1 primary haplotype, whole genome shotgun sequence, one genomic window encodes:
- the OTOA gene encoding otoancorin, with protein sequence MSRLLKICFLLISVNHAEITYSQNSEDLPPLLHKAMEEIITGKYLNALLDILHFQSSNVWTADMLTKVMAYFHAQEVTFNLSSLQMSIKSYLKNLLYQPRQLLSEFQQLDQQQFQTAMKYLFNSRKDHLEMGNIILDWDKIRERIFQSPGVNRTLFHVTLDKCFLALSALDCVDILSQVLRVSAVNYLQPDVIGSLPNILLEDAFRNLSTVFKDLYDKTSANTQRALYDWMKQILQKSYNMSEFNESTSWVSAENLWILGRYMVHLPLEEILKISLSEIRLFISYDNATKQLDTVYDITPELAQAFLERINSSGFDMRNTSTIYRLGLLVCFYDGMEQMDAAVARALLHQMIKCNQLKGFQAEVQKLKSQLINIAMQNQTLNDTLGSLSDAVVGLTSSQLESLSPEAVHNAIATLNQVSGWAKSQVMILSSKYLSYEKVLSFYNVSQMGALVTGISTQSFYSMNPKELSQIIQGTTSQYLSDLSPAQQQGILRKIAASGDFSSSVKDIQGAFFKEISLSGLWKQTGYNSSMMKEKELRRSQALYLYELLSKKNYPVDLLSTGQLVKGVTCQLIESMGTDVFLNNFKLFEMNLHLLSPYQVNCLAWKFWKVSNASIPPFLLLVLPTDYLEYVSGPLCVPFIESLGKTELDLLNPSLHKKNAVLQKVQECLNGSVADEYDVDLLGNLICHLPPAFLRGRMSLKATATALHQFKLCQQLSHKQKTEITYKLLELYGSPNNWTAETTLDIGPFIALLSKGELNILAEKFPDTILQIAKTIAPISSAEELLSTVFESISNATATIESSLTRPDCLGTRAPSSDEIIKLAEANVFWSVQELKCMDAGTFDKNVELLGSVSGFNSSQLIALKEKAKQVWGSLPDWKSYHIVSLGRIALALTEHEIKELDLHSIDTVSVLSQQTEWTLTQARSILQGFLEDSGQMIGTLKSFDLVGLGAILCALNSTEIMSIRTAEFSAAVARIGLLFCSTPVLRQFKKVTESVFGTAASWNGSILQEIGTIAGGLNDSELKAFDKNLMPYFQPIAVRHIPPEIFQALSAEQIANLGPENAAMVTRLQREHLNASQLQSLQLALDRARTSTPETQNGASTTQAMQTPAPSGAPCLSGFGIWLCAVFTLQLPF encoded by the exons ATGTCCAGACTTTTGAAGATATGTTTCTTATTGATATCAGTGAATCATGCTGAGATTACATACAGTCAGAACTCTGAAG ATTTGCCTCCATTATTACACAAAGCCATG GAGGAAATAATAACCGGGAAATATCTGAATG CTCTCCTTGATATACTTCATTTTCAGAG TTCTAATGTCTGGACAGCCGATATGCTTACAAAAGTCATGGCATATTTTCATGCCCAGGAAGTTACATTTAATCTTAGCAGTCTACAG ATGTCCATAAAAAGTTACCTGAAGAACCTCTTATACCAGCCTAGGCAACTACTATCCGAATTTCAACAGCTTGATCAGCAGCAGTTCCAAACTGCTATGAAGTATCTCTTCAACAGCAGAAAGGACCATCTT GAAATGGGAAATATTATTCTTGATTGGGACAAGATTCGAGAGAGAATTTTTCAAAGCCCAGGAGTAAACAGGACCTTGTTCCATGTAACACTGGATAAATGCTTTCTGGCTCTGAGTGCTTTGGACTGTGTGGATATCCTAAGCCAGGTTTTGCGTGTGTCAGCGGTGAACTATCTCCAACCTGATGTCATTGGGAGCCTCCCAAACATTCTGCTGGAGGATGCTTTCAGAAACTT ATCAACAGTATTCAAGGACCTCTATGACAAAACCTCAGCAAATACACAGAGAGCTCTGTATGACTGGATGAAGCAGATTCTACAAAAATCCTACAACATGAGTG AGTTCAATGAATCAACTTCTTGGGTCAGTGCAGAAAACTTATGGATTTTGGGAAGATACATGGTCCATCTCCCGttagaagaaattctgaaaattagTCTTAGTGAA ATAAGACTATTCATTAGCTATGACAACGCAACAAAGCAGTTGGACACGGTGTATGATATCACACCAGAGCTTGCACAAGCTTTCCTGGAAAGAATAAACTCATCAGGATTTGACATGAGAAACACTTCAACTATCTACAG GCTAGGtttattggtttgtttttatgATGGAATGGAACAGATGGATGCAGCTGTGGCCCGGGCTTTACTTCATCAAATGATTAAATGCAATCAGTTGAAAGGTTTCCAAGCTGAGGTTCAGAAG ctCAAATCTCAACTCATTAACATTGCCATGCAAAACCAGACATTGAATGATACCCTTGGATCTCTGTCAGATGCTGTGGTTGGACTAACTTCAAGTCAGCTGGAATCTTTGTCACCTGAAGCAGTGCATAATGCTATTGCAACATTAAACCAAGTCTCTGGGTGGGCAAAAAGCCAAGTTATGATTTTATCCAGTAAATACCTCTCTTATGAAAAG GTTTTGTCATTTTATAATGTTAGTCAAATGGGCGCATTGGTAACTGGTATTAGCACCCAGTCATTCTACAGCATGAACCCAAAGGAGCTTTCTCAGATTATTCAAGGCACGACATCCCAATACTTATCTGACTTATCGCCTGCACAACAACAAGGGATCCTCAGGAAG ATAGCTGCATCTGGAGATTTTTCTTCATCAGTCAAAGATATACAAGGagctttctttaaagaaatatctCTTTCTGGTTTATGGAAGCAGACTGGATATAATTCTTcaatgatgaaagaaaaagaactaaGAAGAAGCCAG GCTTTGTATCTGTATGAATTACTGTCTAAGAAAAACTACCCTGTTGACCTTCTAAG CACGGGACAGCTTGTGAAAGGAGTAACTTGTCAACTCATTGAAAGTATGGGCACAGAcgtttttttaaacaattttaaattgtttgaaaTGAATCTTCATCTGCTTTCTCCATATcag gTTAATTGTTTGGCTTGGAAGTTTTGGAAAGTCTCCAATGCATctattcctcccttcctcttaCTGGTGCTTCC GACTGACTATCTGGAGTATGTTTCAGGCCCTTTATGTGTCCCTTTCATTGAAAGTCTGGGGAAGACTGAGCTGGACCTTTTGAATCCAAGCCTTCACAAAAAGAATGCTGTCCTGCAAAAAGTACAGGAGTGTTTG AACGGCTCTGTTGCTGATGAATATGATGTTGACCTACTTGGAAATCTAATCTGCCACTTACCTCCAGCCTTTCTACGTGGCAGAATGTCCCTGAAGGCAACGGCAACAGCCCTTCATCAATTCAAACTCTGCCAACAGCTCAGCCACAAGCAGAAGACTGAAATTACATACAAACTCCTTGAACTGTATGG ctccCCGAACAACTGGACAGCTGAAACAACATTAGATATTGGACCATTCATAGCTCTGCTGTCAAAAGGGGAATTAAACATCCTTGCTGAAAAg ttCCCAGATACCATTTTACAAATAGCAAAGACAATTGCACCaatttcttcagctgaagagCTTCTATCAACTGTATTTGAATCTATCTCCAATGCCACTGCCACTATCGAATCATCTCTCACCAGACCTG attgtcTGGGAACCAGAGCTCCTTCTTCAGATGAAATTATTAAATTAGCAGAAGCAAATGTCTTTTGGTCAGTTCAGGAACTGAAATGCATGGACGCAGGGACTTTTGACAAAAATGTGGAACTTCTTGGGAGTGTCTCAGGTTTTAACAGCTCCCAGCTTATTGCCttgaaagaaaaagccaagcaG GTTTGGGGATCACTGCCAGACTGGAAGAGCTATCATATTGTTTCCCTGGGCCGCATTGCTCTGGCACTCACTGAACATGAAATCAAAGAGCTGGATTTGCATTCGATCGACACCGTTTCTGTACTTAGTCAGCAAACAGAATGGACTCTTACCCAG GCAAGATCTATTTTGCAAGGTTTTCTAGAAGACTCTGGCCAGATGATCGGTACACTAAAAAGCTTTGATTTAGTTGGATTAGGAGCTATTCTCTGTGCTTTGAACTCCACAGAAATCATGTCCATAAGGACTGCTGAGTTCAG tgctgctgttgcAAGAATTGGCCTGTTGTTTTGTAGCACCCCTGTTCTGAGGCAGTTTAAGAAGGTGACAGAATCTGTGTTTGGTACTGCTGCCAGCTGGAACGGCTCTATTTTACAGGAAATTGGTACTATAGCAG gTGGTTTGAATGACAGTGAATTAAAAGCTTTTGATAAAAACTTGATGCCGTATTTCCAGCCAATAGCAGTAAGACATATACCTCCTGAAATTTTCCAA GCATTGTCTGCAGAACAAATAGCAAacctgggccctgaaaatgccgCCATGGTTACCAGATTGCAGCGTGAGCATCTGAATGCATCACAGCTCCAGAGCCTTCAGTTGGCGCTGGACAGAGCCAGGACAAGCACCCCAGAGACGCAAAACGGTGCAAGCACTACTCAGGCCATGCAAACCCCAGCTCCAAGTG